Proteins from one Podospora pseudoanserina strain CBS 124.78 chromosome 1, whole genome shotgun sequence genomic window:
- a CDS encoding hypothetical protein (EggNog:ENOG503P51M), producing MKQPTSPITLPPQPDPAVQETSFEPDSSPMLSPHLNDEESAPNYGSVPRASPTSTPPPAPARALAPDLLRGLLMAFMALDHTSLMLRSWPHATAIDGENDSAPVHEWNRPAAYVIRTLTHLCAPGFTFLLGMGVVYFGRSRTSRPPDKRWTTGQLAWHFFVRALVLTAISTIMGLAVSGGKVWFLNMVLFSLAVDYLLAGLTWMAVAKTERLLAFALLKVLPLRKKDDVTEPLLPGPQPRLHGEEEMAPDVEIIRAADISWHIHNVFLAIGAAVTIWWNIWLSPTGGRCGVDPTPRLPGSDWIKIWFYPIMDERVKSGFPPLAWMSFAVLGLLYGRIILARAWSSKAITLGNALASLGFTLVFVFARIFHVGNLSEGCLSMAEHQQGGDQYLASVKSFFYLTKYPPDVAFWAFTMAGNHLLLALFGALPPLFASKVFHVLLVYGTSALFFYIVHILMLGALSLPVIALIGREVSDPFTKQPVRGVDQLWGFFFSWGMLLAILYPLCRWYGGFKKAKGPDSIWRFF from the coding sequence ATGAAGCAACCAacatcccccatcaccctcccaccacaacctgACCCAGCCGTCCAAGAAACCTCCTTCGAGCCCGATTCCAGTCCGATGCTTTCCCCCCATCTAAACGATGAAGAAAGCGCCCCAAATTATGGCTCCGTCCCACGCGCGTCTCCAACATCCacgcctccaccagcaccagcccgCGCGTTGGCCCCTGATCTCCTAAGAGGTCTGCTAATGGCCTTCATGGCCCTCGATCACACCTCCCTCATGCTGCGCTCCTGGCCCCACGCTACCGCGATCGACGGCGAGAACGATTCAGCCCCTGTCCACGAATGGAACCGTCCTGCCGCATACGTCATCAGAACGCTCACACATCTCTGCGCACCGGGGTTCACATTCTtgctggggatgggggtggtttaTTTCGGGAGATCGCGAACTTCTCGTCCGCCAGATAAGAGATGGACGACGGGGCAGTTGGCGTGGCACTTCTTTGTCAGGGCGTTGGTGCTGACGGCGATATCAACTATAATGGGGCTGGCGGTCTCGGGCGGGAAGGTGTGGTTTCTCAACATGGTGTTGTTTAGTCTGGCGGTGGATTACCTTCTCGCTGGGTTAACGTGGATGGCTGTGGCCAAGACGGAAAGATTACTCGCGTTTGCGTTGCTGAAGGTCCTgccgttgaggaagaaggatgatgTGACTGAGCCGTTGCTTCCTGGGCCTCAGCCGAGGTTgcatggtgaggaggagatggcgcCTGATGTGGAGATTATCAGGGCGGCAGATATTTCGTGGCATATTCATAATGTGTTCCTGGCTATTGGGGCAGCGGTGACGATCTGGTGGAATATCTGGCTCAGCCCTACCGGAGGGAGGTGCGGTGTCGATCCTACACCGAGGCTGCCGGGGAGCGATTGGATCAAGATTTGGTTCTACCCTATCATGGACGAAAGAGTCAAGTCTGGGTTTCCGCCTCTAGCATGGATGTCGTTCGCGGTTCTGGGATTACTCTATGGGAGGATCATCCTGGCGCGGGCGTGGAGTTCAAAGGCTATTACGTTGGGCAATGCTCTTGCCAGTCTAGGCTTTACTCTGGTGTTTGTCTTCGCCAGGATCTTTCACGTCGGAAACCTGTCTGAGGGGTGCTTGAGCATGGCGGAGCACCAACAAGGAGGGGACCAGTATCTTGCCTCGGTCAAGTCCTTCTTTTACCTGACCAAGTATCCCCCTGATGTAGCCTTTTGGGCTTTTACCATGGCAGGTAACCACCTTTTGTTGGCGCTTTTTGGCGCTCTTCCTCCATTGTTTGCGAGCAAGGTTTTCCATGTCCTGCTGGTCTATGGAACATCGGCGCTGTTTTTCTACATTGTCCACATCTTGATGCTCGGGGCTCTATCGCTCCCTGTCATTGCGCTCATTGGCAGGGAGGTCAGCGATCCTTTCACCAAGCAACCTGTTCGGGGAGTTGATCAGTTGTGGGGCTTCTTTTTCAGTTGGGGGATGCTGCTGGCGATACTGTATCCTCTCTGCAGGTGGTATGGAGGATTCAAGAAGGCGAAGGGGCCTGATTCGATATGGAGGTTCTTCTAG
- a CDS encoding hypothetical protein (EggNog:ENOG503NYS4; COG:Q), whose translation MSVAQSLTAEGPDVDLNTRSQISGLRILVVSLNIALFTPYFNIAPTCCIHLFGATGYFTSDLLYCEPHSNMEKTQREAVRSNFDYAAFFRKACKLVRAWTTFFAARVMKYKNDFGEEAATEKYGFIIDLWKEMQHFELVRDQLLHVLMAGRDALASLLAWTL comes from the exons ATGTCGGTTGCACAGAGCCTGACTGCTGAAGGTCCCGATGTTGACTTGAATACGCGGAGTCAGATCAGTGGTCTACGGATTCTAGTCGTCAGTCTCAACATCGCCCTCTTCACACCATACTTTAATATTGCGCCTACCTGTTGCATCCATCTTTTCGGCGCAACGGGCTATTTCACCTCCGACCTTCTCTATTGCGAACCCCACAGCAACATGGAGAAGACACAGCGTGAAGCTGTGAGGAGCAACTTCGACTATGCTGCCTTT TTCCGCAAGGCCTGCAAATTGGTTCGCGCCTGGACAACTTTCTTTGCGGCCCGGGTCATGAAGTACAAGAACgactttggcgaggaggcggcCACCGAGAAATACGGTTTCATTATCGATCTTTGGAAGGAGATGCAGCACTTCGAGTTGGTCCGtgaccagctcctccatgtcTTGATGGCCGGGCGGGATGCGCTAGCGAGCTTGCTGGCTTGGACCTTGTAA
- a CDS encoding hypothetical protein (COG:I; EggNog:ENOG503P5IW) has protein sequence MGHHNRHFAGDPHALEGVWSPPTSAANFCEEDYAVSRYFAEFISTLTNLAYVYYALVYMYGPGSKGLFSPRYDFMSISLLVLGIGSFAFHATLRQSMQFADELAMLGLVWSLLQGVLTIGTKRDRILNWSMAVGFPLFSAFYISNGKIIYHASAFGLALVLITIRGHYLFLWRNPPFPEAKRVSWKKRGRRTLWLLLIGYALWNIDLEFCTELRSLRVKMGLPWAWVLELHGWWHVLTAVSASWFMDIVREVQEELRDGASVAGKDSESERLKEL, from the exons ATGGGACATCACAACCGCCATTTTGCTGGCGATCCGCACGCGCTGGAGGGTGTTTGGAGTCCACCAACTAGTGCTGCAAA CTTTTGTGAGGAGGACTATGCCGTCAGCAGATATTTTGCCGAGTTTATCAGCACTTTGACAAACTTGGCATATG TTTATTACGCCCTTGTGTACATGTACGGTCCTGGGAGCAAAGGCTTATTCTCCCCCAGATATGATTTCATGtccatctctctcctcgtcctcggcatcggcTCTTTTGCCTTTCACGCTACCCTCCGCCAGTCAATGCAATTCGCCGACGAGCTTGCCATGTTAGGGCTTGTCTGGTCTTTGCTTCAAGGTGTTCTTACCATTGGGACGAAGCGTGACAGGATACTCAACTGGTCGATGGCTGTGGGGTTTCCGCTCTTTTCGGCGTTTTACATCTCGAATGGCAAGATCATTTACCATGCTTCTGCCTTTGGGCTGGCGTTGGTTTTGATCACCATCCGAGGGCACTACTTGTTTCTTTGGAGAAACCCGCCGTTTCCGGAAGCGAAGAGGGTAtcgtggaagaagagggggaggaggacgctgtggttgttgttaaTCGGATATGCGCTTTGGAATATTGACTTGGAGTTTTGTACGGAGCTGAGGAGCCtgagggtgaagatggggttaccttgggcttgggtgTTGGAGTTGCATGGGTGGTGGCATGTGTTGACTGCTGTCAGTGCGAGCTGGTTTATGGATATTGTGAGGGAGGTCCAGGAGGAGTTAAGAGATGGTGCCAGCGTGGCGGGCAAGGATTCTGAGAGTGAAAGGTTGAAAGAGTTATAG
- a CDS encoding hypothetical protein (EggNog:ENOG503NVGJ; COG:Q), whose product MSLTGKVLLITGGTKGIGRATVHRAASLGASIVFSYLSPTSSTTASEIVTQSGGPSRLLAIQADASKLDHIDKLVHAAVDKFGKIDIVVPNAGIMGMVDLAHATEDSYDAHFNLNVKGALFLVQKALPYFPPEGGRVIFISTGLNTASGVSPGYLIYVATKGAIDQMTRALSKDLAKRNITVNAVAPGPTGTDLFFEGKSEQIVNFLKDQSPFGRLGEPQEIADVILWLASEESKWVSGQIIRVNGANMV is encoded by the exons atgTCCCTCACAGGCAAAGTCCTCCTCATAACAGGCGGAACGAAAGGCATTGGCCGCGCCACCGTCCACCGCGCAGCCTCCCTCGGCGCCTCCATCGTCTTCTCCTACCTCTCCCCAACAAGCAGCACTACCGCCTCCGAAATCGTCACCCAATCCGGCGGtccctcccgcctcctcgccatccaaGCAGACGCCTCCAAATTAGACCATATTGACAAGCTTGTCCACGCTGCCGTGGACAAGTTTGGCAAAATCGACATCGTCGTCCCCAACG CTGGAATAATGGGCATGGTCGACCTCGCCCACGCAACAGAAGACTCCTACGACGCTCACTTCAACCTCAACGTCAAGGGCGCGCTTTTCCTGGTGCAAAAGGCTCTGCCTTACTTCCCACCTGAGGGCGGGAGGGTCATCTTCATCTCGACCGGTCTCAACACGGCGAGTGGGGTAAGTCCGGGCTATCTGATCTATGTCGCGACAAAAGGGGCCATCGACCAAATGACCCGGGCTCTGTCAAAGGATTTGGCCAAGAGGAATATTACCGTCAATGCTGTTGCACCTGGACCAACAGGGACGGACTTGTTCTTTGAGGGCAAGTCGGAGCAGATTGTCAATTTTTTGAAGGATCAGAGTCCCTTTGGACGTTTGGGAGAGCCTCAAGAAATCGCCGATGTGATTTTATGGCTGGCATCAGAAGAAAGCAAGTGGGTGTCGGGACAGATCATCAGGGTGAATGGTGCCAACATGGTGTAA
- a CDS encoding hypothetical protein (EggNog:ENOG503P346), whose product MVWSVSGGVIPDIELLPNIGGAPAAWKGTRADAEAEEDEMDGADEPDLDAAIHQASSVPVPDWYQCLCFGGYSTLEVLDILRRIDNNMELSLLLSRILRGRRMWRMRQNQIEMKQALDIYLEHQ is encoded by the coding sequence ATGGTGTGGTCGGTGTCGGGGGGTGTCATCCCCGACATTGAGCTTCTCCCAAACATTGGGGGTGCTCCTGCGGCGTGGAAGGGCACCAGGGCCGATGCTGAggcggaggaagatgagatggACGGCGCCGACGAACCTGATCTTGATGCGGCTATCCACCAGGCATCCTCGGTGCCAGTCCCTGATTGGTATCAGTGCTTGTGCTTTGGTGGCTACAGCACGCTTGAAGTCCTTGACATTCTTCGACGCATTGACAATAACATGGAACTATCCTTACTGTTGTCTCGGAtattgagggggaggaggatgtggcggATGAGGCAGAATCAGATAGAGATGAAACAGGCACTTGACATTTATTTAGAACACCAATAA
- a CDS encoding hypothetical protein (COG:S; EggNog:ENOG503PFTQ): MCICRAFSLAGVANASGYCSLALAEAVLGCGTLDIDLGGSSFRADILPDRIIISATEPLEEDAFRAEGSSTTETTETTSSATGVSSLVYRLARPAGPGGLLWALDLQQASTSTIRSTVTSTRTSTRTSKSTSTSTSTRTSTRPTTSTLTVRATSTSTARSTSTPTRTSTRTSTSTSTSTVTRRFPFLTIGRSAASSTVAPTAITGPNFPGAPRFPPGRTLHTSSSSSSPATVPVTPPVSPTRLPAQDLLSLHGVLNTILGRRSYRAKGQDKDKPELNTPKGSSNLPGPISPATQAEGDQPDLANNATELISSSLPPAWRLLDINIDLSRINIDLDVYLGILGGSASSSGGGGLVSGLLDGILGRRELKAKAEEKAGEARERAEELRDRLRADAREKKGAGVGEDLPPSATSTGAAPPPRPAKGNNRLSRPELPAGQVTETAVTVEEVSEEVVAEECILTCERASVKASVEAGEVRGCLGVTVRRRAGVDNCVYFVGGVEVVDLDVALLIEEEVQGGKLGEEVDEDENEDLRSDSFVPVGRVRRE, encoded by the exons ATGTGCATTTGTAGAG ccttctccctcgccgggGTTGCCAATGCAAGTGGCTACTGCAGTCTCGCTCTGGCAGAGGCGGTACTAGGATGCGGGACCCTTGATATAGATCTGGGGGGCAGCTCGTTCAGGGCTGATATTCTGCCTGACAGAATCATCATCTCTGCTACTGAACcgctcgaggaggatgctttTCGTGCAGAGGGTagctccaccaccgagacTACCGAGACGACAAGCAGTGCGACAGGCGTTTCTTCTTTGGTATACCGATTGGCACGACCAGCTGGTCCGGGTGGGCTGTTGTGGGCGCTTGACCTGCAGCAGGCCTCTACGTCGACGATTCGATCGACTGTGACATCTACCCGGACGAGCACGAGGACTTCGAAGTCGACTTCTACTTCTACCTCGACTAGGACTTCGACCAGGCCGACGACTTCGACTTTGACGGTTAGGGCTACTTCGACATCTACTGCCAG ATCAACTTCGACCCCGACAAGAACCTCGACCAGGACCTCCACGTCCACCTCGACATCCACCGTAACTCGGAGATTCCCCTTTCTGACAATCGGCAGAAGTGCCGCTTCGTCAACCGTTGCAcccacagccatcaccgGCCCCAATTTCCCTGGCGCCCCTCGCTTCCCTCCAGGAAGAACACTCCAtacctcgtcctcctcctcttctcctgcaaCCGTCCCCGTAACACCGCCCGTCTCCCCAACACGACTCCCCGCTCAAGATCTCCTATCCCTCCACGGGgtcctcaacaccatcctcggCCGACGCTCCTACCGCGCCAAGGGACAAGACAAAGACAAACCCGagctcaacacccccaaaggcagcagcaacctccccGGCCCCATCTCTCCTGCCACTCAGGCCGAGGGCGACCAGCCCGATCTGGCCAACAATGCCACCGAACTCATCTCCTCGTCTTTGCCCCCGGCCTGGCGT ctcctcgacatcaacatcgaCTTGTCGCGCATCAACATCGATCTTGACGTTTATCTCGGCATTCTTGGCGGTTCGGCTTCTtcgtctggtggtggtggtcttgtcTCTGGTTTGCTTGATGGGATTCTCGGTCGGCGGGAACTGAAGGCaaaggctgaggagaaggctggggaggcgagggaaaGGGCTGAGGAGCTCAGGGACCGTCTCAGGGCTGATGCTCGGGAGAAAAAAGGAGCgggtgttggagaagac CTGCCTCCTTCGGCAACAAGCACCGgggctgctcctcctcctcgtcctgcCAAGGGTAATAACCGGCTGAGTCGGCCTGAGCTGCCAGCGGGGCAGGTCACTGAGACGGCTGTTactgttgaggaggtcagtgaggaggttgtggcgGAGGAGTGTATTCTGACGTGTGAGCGGGCGTCGGTGAAGGCGAGTGTCGAGGCTGGGGAAGTGAGGGGGTGTCTTGGGGTtacggtgaggaggagggcgggggtggaTAATTGTGTGTATTttgttggtggggtggaggtggtggatttggacGTTGCGTTgttgattgaggaggaggttcagGGTGGTAagttgggtgaggaggtggacgaggacgagaacgAGGATCTGAGGAGCGACTCTTTTGTTCCTGTTGGGAGGGTTAGGAGGGAGTAG
- a CDS encoding hypothetical protein (COG:G; EggNog:ENOG503NY2C), with amino-acid sequence MSQPTAPPCRRPCIFSSKHFPTGSFTHRAQEICQIDDSPIQNTNSAQSSRHFRHSTMASSTGALDAPGTTGAPTPPPNRHHSKTDKKTTTGEASNVSLNLGDATLNTTHNPPDPSSPQNDNESYKRIRRKVDLRLCTIAGLLCSLNLLDSGVLSSAAVTSMLTDLGLDVGNRFSISIFIFTISSIIFQLPSTIAVRLLGPRIWFSVITFFFGLITLCTGFVRTWQQMIALRILLGAAMAGIFPGLAYLISTWYPRGEQQLRFAFMQSGEVVVLATGSLVNYGLNRLDGRRGLEGWRWMFVVQGVCTCVIGIVTYWWMVDFPENSDKSFRFLTREEADIVASRIEKDRGDVIPQKFSIVEVLKHAKDLKIWAFACLFFMQNIVSTALAYFVPIILQNGLGYSSDAAIILSAPPYYYAIVPVLLSSWYADRFRVRGPVITFNATCLITGFAVLGFAGNSGARYFGVFLATGAYVANWAALTAYQANNVVGQWKRVFTAAACTMFNGAGGIAGSFIVQNYEAPHYATAVWVSIGSHLLMITLVGLLTIYFYLANRSLRRTGKVLEQTVGFRFTY; translated from the exons ATGTCGCAACCGACAGCCCCACCCTGCCGCCGTCCCTGCATATTTTCATCCAAGCACTTTCCAACTGGGAGTTTTACACATCGGGCACAGGAAATCTGTCAGATTGATGACTCGCCAatccaaaacaccaactcTGCACAGTCATCTCGACACTTTCGACATAGCACCATGGCATCCTCGACCGGCGCACTCGACGCGCCCGGAACAACAGGGGCCCCCACACCGCCCCCCAACCGTCACCACAGCAAGACGGACAAAAAGACCACCACCGGTGAAGCCAGCAACGTCTCCCTAAACCTCGGCGATgccaccctcaacaccacccacaacccaCCTGACCCCAGCAGCCCCCAAAACGACAATGAAAGCTACAAGCGCATCCGCCGCAAAGTCGACCTCCGCCTCTGCACCATCGCCGGCCTCCTCtgctccctcaacctcctcgactcGGGCGTCCTCTCCTCGGCAGCCGTAACCTCGATGCTCACcgacctcggcctcgacgtCGGCAACcgcttctccatctccatcttcatcttcaccatctcgtccatcatcttccaactcccctccaccatcgcgGTGCGCCTCCTCGGCCCGAGGATATGGTTTTCCGTTAtcacttttttctttgggttGATCACGTTGTGCACGGGGTTTGTGAGGACGTGGCAGCAGATGATTGCGCTGAGGATTTTATTGggggcggcgatggcggggATCTTTCCTGGGTTGGCGTACTTGATTAGCACGTGGTATCCAAGGGGGGAGCAGCAGTTGAGGTTTGCTTTTATGCAGagcggggaggtggtggtgttggcgaCGGGGAGTTTGGTGAATTATGGGTTGAATCGGTTGGATGGGCGtagggggttggaagggtggaggtggatgtttGTTGTGCAG GGGGTGTGCACCTGTGTTATTGGGATTGTGACCTATTGGTG GATGGTTGATTTCCCTGAGAATTCCGACAAGAGCTTCCGCTTCCTGACACGCGAAGAAGCCGACATCGTCGCCAGCAGAATCGAAAAGGACCGCGGCGATGTCATTCCTCAGAAGTTCTCCATCGTTGAGGTTCTCAAGCACGCCAAAGACCTGAAGATCTGGGCATTTGCCTGCTTGTTCTTCATGCAGAATATCGTGTCAACTGCCCTGGCATACTTTGtacccatcatcctccagaaCGGGCTTGGGTACTCGTCTGACGCGGCCATCATTCTTTCGGCACCACCGTATTACTACGCCATTGTGCCTGTGCTGCTCTCGTCTTGGTACGCAGACAGGTTTCGGGTACGAGGACCGGTCATCACATTCAACGCCACTTGTCTCATCACTGGCTTTGCTGTGCTTGGGTTTGCAGGTAATTCAGGGGCTCGCTACTTTGGCGTCTTTTTGGCCACGGGGGCCTACGTCGCCAACTGGGCTGCGCTTACTGCATATCAAGCTAACAATGTCGTTGG ACAATGGAAGCGTGTATTTACTGCTGCGGCATGTACAATGTTCAATGGGGCCGGTGGTATTGCTGGTAGCTTCATTGTCCAAAATTATGAGGCGCCACACTACGCCACCGCAGTTTGGGTATCTATAGG ATCCCATTTGCTGATGATAACGCTCGTTGGTCTTCTCACTATCTATTTCTACCTCGCCAACCGCTCACTGAGGAGGACAGGAAAGGTTTTGGAGCAAACG GTGGGATTCCGATTCACGTATTAG
- a CDS encoding hypothetical protein (EggNog:ENOG503P4U1; COG:S), whose protein sequence is MGDLSPQKSQSPDWSDSGSGTSRDHIDVLHGPVPTRPRLPSRKSSGTMIVSRDASVGPMETDFAPDDVRSMSPRRTSEDIEHLGKEARQELQRHAKALQDSLIVLFNRIEAVKEEHDKLDNHNKFLQKYIGDLMTTSKITASSSRAKK, encoded by the exons ATGGGTGACCTTAGCCCGCAGAAATCTCAGAGCCCAGACTGGTCGGATTCAGGCTCCGGCACATCGCGCGACCATATCGATGTCCTTCATGGACCCGTTCCAACAcgacctcgcctccccagTCGAAAGAGCAGCGGTACCATGATTGTCTCTCGGGATGCTTCTGTCGGGCCGATGGAAACAGACTTTGCGCCAGATGATGTGAGGAGCATGAGCCCGAGAAGAACGAGCGAGGACATTGAGCATCTGGGAAAGGAAGCCAGACAAGAGCTACAAAG GCACGCAAAAGCGCTGCAGGATTCGCTCATTGTGTTGTTCAACCGAATAGAGGCCGTCAAGGAGGAACATGACAAGCtcgacaaccacaacaagTTTCTGCAAAAATACATCGGCGATCTTATGACGACGAGCAAAATCACCGCCTCTAGCAGCCGCGCAAAGAAATAA
- the srk1 gene encoding MAPK-activated protein kinase Srk1 (COG:T; EggNog:ENOG503NUAK): MSTIQQLKNFIRHGKQARAANADDSARTKHEHSPPHSQAHAKQHNMAPAVSEPVYGAGAPRQNHVDAYSTAGDAQNRVAQAGHVAAHHVEPAQGVSSKTKKRVPDENIAKLVAEENADKNKLPRYQGLERWQLSNKHLHPDFKPKAPKAAERANILKEVQIMKQLDHPNIVKLIDFSESQHYYFIILELAPGGELFHQIVRLTYFSEELSRHVIVQVAKALEHLHEEKGIVHRDIKPENILFSPIPMVPSKHPKPKQPGDEDKVDEGEFIKGVGAGGIGQIKIADFGLSKIVWDNQTMTPCGTVGYTAPEIVKDERYSKSVDMWALGCVLYTMLCGFPPFYDESIEVLTEKVAKGQYTFLSPWWDDISKSAQDLISHLLCVDPEQRYTIKEFLAHPWIRESGPTPRDEKKSAMSSDGVLRAFDATKLVDGDKRYDFRSPAAVNLREVFDVGYAVHRQEEEGKRRKQIGGKAGVDRLAELDEDAEMEEAPAGSTQQIEQSMRNTQIKDHEQRGRDRSRKPHPPPAAAEQKGYGQHSATVAAAARQQVRERQRQKGVFELNLDGATLLGRRGAKPATRVA; the protein is encoded by the exons ATGTCGACAATACAGCAACTCAAAAACTTCATCCGTCATG GCAAACAAGCTCGAGCCGCCAATGCTGACGACTCTGCACGCACAAAACATGAgcactctcctccccattcgCAAGCCCATGCGAAGCAGCACAATATGGCGCCAGCAGTTTCGGAGCCTGTGTACGGAGCGGGTGCCCCACGACAAAACCATGTCGATGCCTATTCGACTGCCGGAGATGCCCAAAACAGAGTGGCCCAGGCCGGCCATGTAGCCGCGCACCATGTCGAACCAGCCCAGGGTGTCAGCAGCAAGACAAAGAAGAGGGTACCTGACGAAAACATCGCCAAGTTGGTCGCCGAAGAGAATGCCGACAAGAATAAGCTTCCGAGGTATCAAGGTCTCGAGCGCTGGCAACTT AGCAACAAGCATCTCCATCCGGATTTCAAGCCAAAGGCTCCCAAAGCAGCAGAG CGGGCAAACATTCTCAAAGAAGTTCAGATTATGAAGCAACTCGACCACCCCAATATTGTCAAGTTGATCGACTTTTCCGAGTCCCAGCACTATTACTTTATTATTCTGGAGCTGGCTCCAGGTGGCGAGCTGTTCCATCAGATCGTTCGCCTGACCTACTTCAGCGAGGAGCTCTCCCGTCATGTTATCGTCCAAGTGGCCAAGGCGCTTGAGCACCTCCACGAAGAAAAGGGAATCGTTCATCG TGATATCAAGCCTGAAAATATTCTTTTCAGCCCAATCCCGATGGTGCCCTCGAAGCACCCGAAGCCCAAGCAACCGGGCGACGAGGACAAGGTAGACGAGGGAGAGTTCATCAAAGGGGTGGGTGCTGGAGGTATTGGCCAGATCAAAATCGCAGACTTTGGCCTCTCCAAGATTGTTTGGGATAACCAGACCATGACGCCATGCGGTACTGTTGGTTATACCGCTCCCGAAATCGTCAAGGATGAGCGGTACTCAAAGTCAGTTGATATGTGGGCGCTTGGCTGTGTGCTTTACACCATGTTGTGCGGTTTCCCGCCATTCTACGACGAGAGTATCGAGGTGCTCACCGAGAAGGTTGCCAAGGGGCAATACACTTTCCTCTCCCCTTGGTGGGATGACATTAGCAAGTCGGCCCAGGATTTGATCTCACATCTTCTCTGCGTCGATCCCGAGCAGCGATACACCATCAAGGAGTTCTTGGCTCATCCCTGGATTCGCGAGTCTGGTCCTACACCACGTGACGAGAAGAAGTCGGCCATGTCGTCAGACGGTGTTTTGAGGGCGTTCGATGCCACCAAGCTTGTGGACGGCGACAAGCGCTACGACTTCCGCTCGCCTGCTGCGGTCAATCTGCGTGAGGTGTTTGACGTTGGATACGCAGTCCACagacaggaagaagagggcaAAAGAAGGAAGCAAATTGGTGGAAAGGCTGGCGTTGATCGCCTTGCCGAGCTGGATGAAGAtgctgagatggaggaggcacCTGCAGGCTCGACTCAGCAAATCGAGCAAAGCATGCGCAACACTCAGATTAAGGATCACGAGCAGCGCGGGCGCGATCGATCTCGGaaaccccatcctccgcctGCCGCGGCTGAGCAGAAGGGTTATGGTCAGCATTCGGCTactgtcgccgccgccgcaagACAGCAAGTTCGCGAACGTCAACGACAGAAGGGTGTTTTCGAGTTGAACCTTGATGGAGCTACATTATTGGGACGTCGCGGTGCAAAGCCTGCGACTCGGGTGGCGTAG